One genomic region from Quercus robur chromosome 4, dhQueRobu3.1, whole genome shotgun sequence encodes:
- the LOC126721219 gene encoding uncharacterized protein At5g41620-like, with amino-acid sequence MERKEKGGGRSEREEKKKQGLMVKKLKQGMLLVGKRGGGPCTPPPTWRLELDNNLTFPNNANISTSISARKLCANLWEIQPHHHNPVAKMSRNGARIRRHKRRENKGFQISKHLVDPPSTPPNQPERKSRLRRHVAASLIQHPQSVDRNDSALQPISPSSYSSSFEVVPYNPVVTPTKSLDFNGRMGESSYSLKTSTELLKVINRIWNLEEQHASNISLVKALKMELYLSQARIKELLEEKHLEWHEMDDLMMQVTEDKIVRKNKVQDRIQAAVESIRDELEGERKLRKHSESLHRKLAQELSELNSSFYNALRELERERKARILLENLCDEFAKGIREYEQEVRSLKHKTVKGSVGRENPDRLILHISEAWLDERMQMKLAEARNDLAEKKTIVEKIGFDIETFLQAKRSIKSRKNGNFSLVELKKICSHKPSLESFPLNEPVSATQNAADEGDSSTDGDSHCFKPNKETDGKQSKGSCKQNSDNAAESHQNKIVKSNSIRKNFGLWEIEEVCNPSSLQGQLNEHMAKAMPCNGNNEFPGRQQGEMGGEKQDVINYPEKFGMCEATEGLHERHGKRVGACGLNTGHMPDNLIRSHSLPLEDDKIYPQSNCKEDSCIRSMLTGNANPVQQWMSKLTTPDVENSESTLRWPRGLKENTLLAKLLEARLEAQLSRSKASKISF; translated from the exons atggaaaggaaagaaaaaggtgGTGGGaggagtgagagagaagagaaaaaaaagcaaGGATTAATGGTGAAAAAGTTGAAACAAGGTATGTTGTTGGTGGGGAAAAGAGGAGGAGGGCCTTGTACTCCACCACCCACATGGAGACTTGAGCTTGATAACAACCTCACCTTTCCCAACAACGCCAACATATCCACATCAATCTCTGCTAGAAAGCTCTGTGCTAACCTCTGGGAGATTCAGCCCCACCACCACAACCCCGTTGCTAAAATGAGCAGGAATGGTGCTAGGATTCGCCGCCACAAACGCAGGGAAAACAAGGGGTTTCAGATTTCCAAACACTTGGTTGACCCTCCTAGTACCCCACCTAACCAG CCAGAAAGGAAAAGTAGGTTGAGGAGGCATGTTGCAGCATCACTTATACAACACCCTCAATCTGTTGACAGGAATGATAGTGCTCTACAGCCCATATCTCCCTCAAGTTATAGTAGCTCATTCGAG GTGGTACCTTATAACCCTGTTGTCACTCCCACAAAGTCTTTGGACTTCAACGGTAGAATGGGTGAGTCAAGTTATAGCCTTAAAACATCCACAGAATTACTCAAGGTAATCAATCGGATTTGGAATCTTGAAGAACAGCATGCGTCCAATATATCATTGGTGAAAGCACTGAAAATGGAACTGTATCTTTCTCAAGCTAGAATTAAAGAATTGCTGGAAGAGAAGCATTTGGAATGGCATGAAATGGATGACTTGATGATGCAAGTTACAGAGgataaaattgttaggaagaatAAGGTGCAAGATCGAATCCAAGCTGCAGTTGAATCAATCAGGGATGAGCTAGAAGGTGAGAGGAAGTTAAGAAAACATTCAGAAAGCCTGCACCGGAAACTAgctcaagaactttctgaactGAATTCTTCTTTTTATAATGCTTTGAGAGAgcttgaaagagagagaaaagcacGAATTCTGTTGGAAAACTTGTGTGATGAGTTTGCAAAAGGAATAAGAGAATATGAACAAGAAGTACGGTCCCTGAAGCACAAAACTGTGAAGGGTAGTGTTGGTAGGGAAAACCCTGACAGGTTAATTCTCCATATTTCAGAAGCATGGCTTGATGAACGGATGCAAATGAAGCTAGCAGAAGCTCGAAATGATCttgcagaaaagaaaacaattgtGGAGAAGATAGGGTTTGACATAGAAACCTTTCTTCAAGCTAAAAGGTCTATTAAATCAAGGAAAAATGGGAACTTCTCCCTAGTGGAGCTAAAGAAAATTTGCTCACATAAACCTTCATTGGAGTCCTTTCCTTTGAATGAGCCCGTTAGTGCAACTCAAAATGCAGCTGATGAAGGAGATTCCTCAACTGATGGTGATTCACATTGCTTTAAACCAAACAAGGAAACTGATGGAAAACAAAGCAAAGGTAGCTGTAAACAAAACAGTGATAATGCTGCAGAAAGCCATCAGAATAAAATAGTGAAATCAAATTCCAtaagaaaaaattttggattatgGGAAATTGAAGAAGTCTGTAACCCATCCAGTTTGCAAGGGCAGTTGAACGAACATATGGCAAAGGCCATGCCATGTAATGGAAACAACGAGTTTCCTGGGAGGCAACAGGGTGAAATGGGTGGAGAAAAGCAAGATGTAATAAACTATCCTGAGAAATTTGGAATGTGTGAAGCTACCGAAGGTCTACATGAAAGACATGGCAAACGGGTTGGGGCCTGTGGATTGAACACAGGACATATGCCTGATAACTTGATTAGAAGTCATTCTTTGCCATTGGAGGATGACAAGATATATCCCCAGAGTAATTGCAAGGAAGATTCTTGCATTCGATCCATGTTAACAGGTAATGCTAATCCAGTGCAACAGTGGATGTCAAAATTAACAACCCCAGATGTTGAAAATTCAGAATCTACTTTAAGATGGCCTCGGGGCTTGAAGGAAAATACATTGTTGGCAAAACTACTTGAAGCAAGGTTAGAGGCACAGCTTTCTCGGTCAAAAGCTTccaaaatttccttttaa